In Stenotrophomonas sp. 169, one DNA window encodes the following:
- a CDS encoding transcriptional regulator, whose amino-acid sequence MNILTIGVASISDVKSRLKALIPTQRDSSPRFTFTSGEDLLRTLNPNRWSLLQALAGAGPLGVRELARRVDRDVKGVHTDSAALVACGLIDKTAAGALHFPYDGVHVEFDTKVRAA is encoded by the coding sequence ATGAACATTTTGACTATTGGCGTTGCCAGCATATCCGACGTCAAATCACGCCTGAAGGCCCTGATTCCTACTCAGCGTGACAGCTCACCTCGATTCACTTTCACGAGTGGTGAGGATCTGTTGCGCACGTTGAATCCGAATCGCTGGAGCCTGCTTCAAGCGCTCGCTGGAGCGGGCCCTCTTGGGGTGCGTGAGCTGGCCAGACGCGTTGATCGAGATGTAAAAGGTGTACATACCGATAGTGCCGCCCTCGTTGCATGTGGGTTGATCGACAAAACGGCTGCGGGCGCATTGCACTTCCCCTATGACGGAGTGCATGTGGAGTTCGACACGAAGGTTCGAGCTGCTTAG
- the coaE gene encoding dephospho-CoA kinase (Dephospho-CoA kinase (CoaE) performs the final step in coenzyme A biosynthesis.) yields the protein MSRFVVGLTGGIASGKSEVTRRFEALGVTVADADVAARAVVSQGSPALAMIAERFGPDMLQADGTLDRGRLRAHVFAAVAERKALEAITHPAIRQLLHDQCAQAESPYAIAAIPLLTEAGGRDAYSWLDRILVVDAPEALQLARLMQRDGSDAVLAQQMIDAQASRAQRLALADDVVPNDGHPDALQAQVERLHAIYLQLATAAA from the coding sequence ATGAGCCGGTTCGTGGTCGGCCTGACCGGGGGCATCGCCTCCGGAAAAAGCGAAGTGACCCGCCGCTTTGAAGCGCTTGGCGTCACCGTGGCCGACGCCGATGTGGCTGCCCGTGCAGTGGTGTCCCAAGGCAGCCCGGCGCTGGCGATGATCGCCGAACGCTTCGGGCCGGACATGCTGCAGGCCGATGGCACGCTGGACCGTGGCCGCCTGCGTGCTCATGTGTTTGCCGCCGTGGCGGAGCGTAAAGCGCTGGAAGCGATCACCCACCCGGCCATTCGCCAACTGCTGCACGACCAGTGCGCGCAGGCGGAAAGCCCTTACGCCATTGCCGCCATCCCCTTGCTTACCGAAGCTGGCGGCCGCGATGCCTATAGCTGGCTGGATCGGATACTGGTGGTGGACGCGCCGGAAGCCCTTCAACTTGCCCGGCTGATGCAGCGCGACGGCAGCGACGCGGTGCTGGCGCAGCAGATGATCGACGCGCAGGCCAGCCGCGCGCAGCGGCTCGCCCTGGCGGACGATGTAGTGCCCAACGATGGCCACCCGGATGCATTGCAGGCGCAAGTCGAGCGGCTGCATGCGATCTACCTGCAACTTGCGACCGCCGCGGCCTGA